In Desulfovibrio sp. ZJ209, one genomic interval encodes:
- a CDS encoding HU family DNA-binding protein, translated as MNKSELIKALAEESNIPFDDASLVVNTFIDAMKKSLIAGERIEIRGFGSFKIKEYGGYSGRNPKTGESVEVVPKRLPFFRAGKELKEFINS; from the coding sequence ATGAACAAGAGCGAGCTTATCAAGGCGCTTGCCGAAGAGAGCAATATCCCCTTTGATGACGCGTCCCTGGTGGTCAACACCTTCATCGACGCCATGAAAAAGTCGCTCATCGCCGGCGAGCGCATCGAGATCCGCGGCTTCGGCAGTTTCAAGATCAAGGAATACGGCGGCTATTCCGGCCGCAATCCCAAGACCGGCGAGAGCGTCGAGGTCGTGCCCAAGCGGCTGCCCTTTTTCCGCGCCGGCAAGGAGCTCAAGGAATTCATCAACAGTTGA
- a CDS encoding DUF6731 family protein: MPTQMVPVCFKFFQVNYGSGCTQRLPAILDSILGMPPSEKTAVISREERLLKTKTLEEQDCKAWLFASKRMRALPVKIKGDGSSESLMLEDEEGLGENAAIACDFTGSVAAIQSGRQAMSEKVMAKFINKFRPDASINFLPVLKTDA; this comes from the coding sequence ATGCCAACCCAGATGGTTCCTGTCTGTTTCAAGTTTTTTCAGGTGAACTATGGTTCAGGGTGCACGCAAAGGCTCCCGGCAATCCTTGATTCCATTCTCGGAATGCCGCCAAGTGAAAAAACGGCAGTGATTTCCCGGGAGGAGCGCCTGCTGAAAACAAAAACCCTCGAGGAACAAGACTGCAAGGCGTGGCTGTTCGCCAGCAAGCGGATGCGTGCGCTCCCCGTGAAGATTAAAGGGGACGGGAGCAGCGAAAGCCTTATGCTGGAAGATGAAGAAGGCTTGGGCGAAAATGCGGCAATTGCCTGTGATTTCACGGGAAGTGTCGCGGCTATCCAGTCGGGGCGGCAGGCCATGTCCGAAAAAGTTATGGCAAAATTTATCAATAAATTTAGGCCAGATGCAAGCATCAATTTTTTGCCTGTCCTTAAAACAGATGCCTAG